In a genomic window of Diabrotica undecimpunctata isolate CICGRU chromosome 2, icDiaUnde3, whole genome shotgun sequence:
- the STUB1 gene encoding E3 ubiquitin-protein ligase CHIP, translated as MSKHMYSTANLSDKELKEQGNRLFNLRKYEEAVNCYTKAIIKNPSVAHYFTNRALCYLKLLEWDQACVDCRRALDMDSNLVKAHFFLGQALLESDNYDEAIKHLQRANDLAREQKLNFGDDIASQLRAARKKRFSLQEEKRIAQEIELQSYLNKLVEKDRESRIQEIKAEEGDNESAREKIEHIQESCDNYINDLNQLFVKVDDRRRKREVPDYLCGKISFEILQEPVITPSGITYDKKDLEEHLQRVGHFDPVTRVKLTQDQLIPNFAMKEVVDAFLTENEWALDY; from the exons ATGAGTAAACACATGTATTCAACAGCGAATCTGTCCGATAAGGAACTTAAAGAGCAAGGAAATCGACTTTTCAATCTAAGAAAGTATGAAGAAGCTGTTAACTGTTACACGAAAGCTATAATAAAAAATCCAAGTGTTGCCCATTATTTCACCAACAGAGCTCTTTGTTATCTTAAATTATTAGAATGGGATCAAGCTTGCGTAGATTGCCGAAGAGCGCTGGACATGGATTCGAATTTGGTAAAAGCTCACTTTTTCCTTGGACAAGCATTACTAGAAAGTGATAATTATGATGAAGCAATTAAACATTTACAACGAGCAAATGACTTAGCTAGAGAACAAAAATTAAACTTTGGTGATGATATTGCTTCTCAGTTAAGAGCAGCTAGAAAGAAAAG aTTTTCATTACAAGAGGAAAAGCGCATAGCACAAGAAATTGAACTACAgtcatatttaaataaattagtagAAAAAGACAGAGAATCAAGGATTCAAGAAATAAAAGCAGAAGAGGGAGACAATGAAAGTGCCAGAGAAAAGATTGAACATATTCAGGAATCATGTGATAATTATATAAATGATCTTAACCAATTATTTGTTAAAGTTGATGATAGACGGAGGAAAAGGGAAGTTCCAGATTATTTGTGTggtaaaattagttttgaaataCTTCAAGAACCTGTTATAACCCCTAGTGGTATTACTTATGATAAGAAAGATTTAGAGGAACACCTACAAAGAGTGGGTCACTTTGACCCTGTGACTAGAGTTAAATTGACTCAAGATCAATTAATACCCAATTTTGCTATGAAAGAAGTTGTGGATGCTTTTTTAACTGAAAATGAATGGGCACTGGACTATTAA